A genomic region of Arvicola amphibius chromosome X, mArvAmp1.2, whole genome shotgun sequence contains the following coding sequences:
- the LOC119804799 gene encoding zinc finger protein OZF-like isoform X2 yields MLENYSHLVSLGYRITKPEVIASLEQGTLGIIKREIPSSSCKEVGQAEDYLAWHQENQNIHLDKAISIIEKNVTEERSYEYDGFVSPLPQNTWVVSSGPTTYMNNSFGKSINDSLSLLNSSSLSFTTQECYECNRCRKLLIPGKHEINDGMKSHDHNMYGKDQIYNFVRHDLTQLGARSYECPECRIIPSPSSFLIVHQISHLGEKPYAWEKCREAFNRTAHLRLHQKMHTGDKFFECNECGKSFREESTLHIHQRTHTGEKPYVCTECGSAFQEKTNLIIHRRTHKGEKPYKCTDCEKTFNQKAHLNVHQRTHTGEKPFECADCGKYFREKSTLNIHQRTHTGEKPYICNECGKAFREKTKLIIHQRTHTGEKPYECSECGRAFNQKAHLSVHQRTHTGEKPFECNECGKAFREKSTLRRHQRIHTGEKPYVCSECGRAFTLKVSLSAHQRIHTGEKTDGCTVMWKSLLQKIIPSCYIRELIQREKN; encoded by the exons ATGCTAGAGAATTATAGCCATCTTGTCTCACTGG GGTATCGTATTACCAAACCAGAAGTGATTGCCTCTTTGGAGCAAGGAACCCTTGGTATCATAAAGAGAGAGATCCCGAGTTCAAGTTGCAAAG AAGTTGGGCAAGCTGAAGACTACCTGGCGTGGCATCAGGAAAACCAAAATATACACTTGGACAAGGCTATATCCATTATTGAGAAAAATGTGACTGAAGAAAGAAGTTATGAATATGATGGATTTGTTAGCCCACTTCCTCAGAACACATGGGTAGTTTCTTCAGGACCTACAACCTATATGAATAACTCATTTGGGAAAAGTATTAATGATAGTTTAAGTTTACTCAATTCTAGTAGTCTGAGTTTTACAACTCAGGAATGTTATGAATGCAATAGATGTAGGAAATTATTAATTCCTGGCAAACATGAGATAAATGATGGAATGAAATCCCATGATCATAATATGTATGGTAAAGATCAAATTTATAACTTTGTTCGGCATGACTTGACTCAACTTGGAGCTAGAAGCTATGAGTGTCCTGAGTGTAGAATAATCCCCAGCCCGAGTTCATTCCTTATTGTTCATCAGATCAGTCACTTAGGAGAAAAGCCTTATGCATGGGAAAAATGTAGAGAAGCATTCAACAGAACAGCACACCTCAGACTACATCAAAAAATGCACACAGGAGACAAGTTCTTTGAGTGTAATGAATGTGGTAAATCCTTCAGAGAGGAATCAACACTGCATATACATCAAAGAACACATACAGGTGAAAAACCATATGTATGCACTGAGTGTGGCAGTGCATtccaagaaaaaacaaatctcATTATACATCGGAGAACTCACAAAGGAgaaaaaccctataaatgtaCAGATTGTGAGAAAACCTTCAACCAAAAGGCACATCTAAATGTACATCAGAGgacacacacaggagaaaaaccTTTTGAATGTGCTGATTGTGGCAAATACTTCAGAGAGAAATCAACACTGAATATACATCAAAGAAcccatacaggagagaaaccatatATATGCAACGAATGTGGCAAAGCcttcagagaaaagacaaaactcaTTATACATCAGAGAACTCACACaggagaaaaaccctatgaatgttCAGAATGTGGGAGAGCCTTCAACCAAAAAGCACACCTCAGTGTAcatcagagaacacacacaggagagaaaccttttGAATGCAATGAATGTGGCAAAGCTTTCAGAGAAAAATCAACACTGCGTAGACATCAAAGaattcatacaggagaaaaacctTATGTGTGTTCAGAATGTGGAAGAGCCTTTACCCTTAAGGTGAGCCTTAGTGCTCATCAGAGAATTCATACGGGGGAAAAAACAGATGGATGTACTGTTATGTGGAAAAGTCTTCTCCAGAAAATCATACCTTCATGTTACATCAGAGAGCTCatacaaagagagaaaaattag
- the LOC119804799 gene encoding zinc finger protein OZF-like isoform X1 — protein MTEFWGSVSFEDVSVDFTQEEWNQLDPIQRNLYRDVMLENYSHLVSLGYRITKPEVIASLEQGTLGIIKREIPSSSCKEVGQAEDYLAWHQENQNIHLDKAISIIEKNVTEERSYEYDGFVSPLPQNTWVVSSGPTTYMNNSFGKSINDSLSLLNSSSLSFTTQECYECNRCRKLLIPGKHEINDGMKSHDHNMYGKDQIYNFVRHDLTQLGARSYECPECRIIPSPSSFLIVHQISHLGEKPYAWEKCREAFNRTAHLRLHQKMHTGDKFFECNECGKSFREESTLHIHQRTHTGEKPYVCTECGSAFQEKTNLIIHRRTHKGEKPYKCTDCEKTFNQKAHLNVHQRTHTGEKPFECADCGKYFREKSTLNIHQRTHTGEKPYICNECGKAFREKTKLIIHQRTHTGEKPYECSECGRAFNQKAHLSVHQRTHTGEKPFECNECGKAFREKSTLRRHQRIHTGEKPYVCSECGRAFTLKVSLSAHQRIHTGEKTDGCTVMWKSLLQKIIPSCYIRELIQREKN, from the exons ATGACTGAGTTCTGG GGATCAGTGTCATTCGAGGATGTGTCTGTGGACTTCACCCAGGAAGAGTGGAATCAACTGGATCCTATTCAGAGAAACCTATACAGAGATGTGATGCTAGAGAATTATAGCCATCTTGTCTCACTGG GGTATCGTATTACCAAACCAGAAGTGATTGCCTCTTTGGAGCAAGGAACCCTTGGTATCATAAAGAGAGAGATCCCGAGTTCAAGTTGCAAAG AAGTTGGGCAAGCTGAAGACTACCTGGCGTGGCATCAGGAAAACCAAAATATACACTTGGACAAGGCTATATCCATTATTGAGAAAAATGTGACTGAAGAAAGAAGTTATGAATATGATGGATTTGTTAGCCCACTTCCTCAGAACACATGGGTAGTTTCTTCAGGACCTACAACCTATATGAATAACTCATTTGGGAAAAGTATTAATGATAGTTTAAGTTTACTCAATTCTAGTAGTCTGAGTTTTACAACTCAGGAATGTTATGAATGCAATAGATGTAGGAAATTATTAATTCCTGGCAAACATGAGATAAATGATGGAATGAAATCCCATGATCATAATATGTATGGTAAAGATCAAATTTATAACTTTGTTCGGCATGACTTGACTCAACTTGGAGCTAGAAGCTATGAGTGTCCTGAGTGTAGAATAATCCCCAGCCCGAGTTCATTCCTTATTGTTCATCAGATCAGTCACTTAGGAGAAAAGCCTTATGCATGGGAAAAATGTAGAGAAGCATTCAACAGAACAGCACACCTCAGACTACATCAAAAAATGCACACAGGAGACAAGTTCTTTGAGTGTAATGAATGTGGTAAATCCTTCAGAGAGGAATCAACACTGCATATACATCAAAGAACACATACAGGTGAAAAACCATATGTATGCACTGAGTGTGGCAGTGCATtccaagaaaaaacaaatctcATTATACATCGGAGAACTCACAAAGGAgaaaaaccctataaatgtaCAGATTGTGAGAAAACCTTCAACCAAAAGGCACATCTAAATGTACATCAGAGgacacacacaggagaaaaaccTTTTGAATGTGCTGATTGTGGCAAATACTTCAGAGAGAAATCAACACTGAATATACATCAAAGAAcccatacaggagagaaaccatatATATGCAACGAATGTGGCAAAGCcttcagagaaaagacaaaactcaTTATACATCAGAGAACTCACACaggagaaaaaccctatgaatgttCAGAATGTGGGAGAGCCTTCAACCAAAAAGCACACCTCAGTGTAcatcagagaacacacacaggagagaaaccttttGAATGCAATGAATGTGGCAAAGCTTTCAGAGAAAAATCAACACTGCGTAGACATCAAAGaattcatacaggagaaaaacctTATGTGTGTTCAGAATGTGGAAGAGCCTTTACCCTTAAGGTGAGCCTTAGTGCTCATCAGAGAATTCATACGGGGGAAAAAACAGATGGATGTACTGTTATGTGGAAAAGTCTTCTCCAGAAAATCATACCTTCATGTTACATCAGAGAGCTCatacaaagagagaaaaattag